In Verrucomicrobiota bacterium, a single genomic region encodes these proteins:
- a CDS encoding VCBS repeat-containing protein produces MNKFFSPILLASVLSVGAADHKIPNFRTVEIDAQLEIGYGVALADMDGDGKPDIVLADKNQFAWYQNPSWEKHIMVENLTERDHVCIDARDIDGDGKAEVAVGAQWNPNETSDEAKSGSVHYLIPPEDRTQKWTPVQLPHEPTIHRMRWIKTSSGDFALVVLPLHGRDNKGGEGAGVKTIAYKVPANPQDTWETTVIDDQMHKTHNLEIATNLPQARGQEALLIAGAEGVFLFRPENGSLNRRQIIGSEEGASGFVGAGEVRSGNLPGGGMFITTVEPMHGNQLVSYTPPARNSGKRLGIRNVLFDEMVEGHALACGDILGIGSDQVVVGWRGNRTSPNSFGLKLFIPSDSNGQAWTSSDIDVDGMACEDVKLGDLNGDGRLDIVACGRSTKNLRIYFNEGL; encoded by the coding sequence GTGAACAAATTTTTCTCTCCTATTCTTCTGGCATCCGTTCTCTCTGTCGGGGCGGCCGACCATAAAATCCCAAATTTCCGCACGGTTGAAATCGATGCGCAACTCGAGATTGGTTACGGTGTCGCTTTGGCCGATATGGATGGTGACGGTAAGCCCGATATTGTTCTTGCGGATAAAAATCAATTTGCCTGGTACCAGAATCCTTCTTGGGAGAAACACATCATGGTGGAGAACCTCACTGAGCGGGATCATGTTTGTATCGATGCCCGGGATATTGATGGAGATGGAAAAGCCGAGGTCGCTGTAGGAGCTCAATGGAATCCCAATGAAACGTCCGATGAAGCGAAAAGCGGGAGCGTTCATTATTTGATTCCTCCGGAAGACAGGACTCAGAAGTGGACTCCGGTTCAATTGCCTCACGAGCCTACTATTCATCGTATGCGCTGGATTAAAACATCCTCGGGCGATTTTGCATTGGTGGTCCTGCCGTTACACGGTCGTGATAACAAAGGTGGCGAAGGTGCAGGAGTTAAGACTATCGCCTACAAGGTTCCAGCGAATCCTCAGGACACGTGGGAGACTACGGTGATTGATGACCAAATGCACAAAACGCATAACTTGGAGATTGCAACTAATCTACCCCAAGCCAGAGGGCAGGAAGCATTGCTCATTGCCGGGGCAGAGGGGGTATTTCTTTTTCGACCCGAAAATGGAAGTCTGAATCGCCGTCAGATAATCGGCAGCGAGGAAGGAGCTTCCGGTTTTGTTGGAGCTGGGGAGGTTCGCTCCGGAAATCTTCCTGGAGGTGGGATGTTTATTACTACGGTCGAACCTATGCATGGAAATCAATTGGTGAGTTATACGCCTCCTGCACGTAATTCGGGAAAACGGCTTGGGATTCGCAACGTTCTTTTCGATGAAATGGTCGAGGGTCACGCTCTCGCTTGCGGCGATATACTGGGAATCGGGTCTGATCAAGTTGTCGTGGGTTGGCGTGGGAATAGAACAAGCCCGAATAGTTTTGGTCTAAAATTATTTATTCCTTCAGATTCAAATGGTCAGGCATGGACTTCTTCGGATATTGATGTCGACGGCATGGCTTGCGAAGACGTCAAACTTGGAGATTTAAACGGCGATGGTCGACTCGACATTGTTGCCTGTGGTCGCTCTACCAAAAATCTTCGAATCTACTTTAACGAAGGCCTTTAA